Proteins found in one Oscarella lobularis chromosome 16, ooOscLobu1.1, whole genome shotgun sequence genomic segment:
- the LOC136196806 gene encoding delta-1-pyrroline-5-carboxylate synthase-like isoform X1, with protein MLTIVRAATRRLSVVSTPNVRLAARTREELTSSRRIVVKLGSAVVTRQDECGIALSRVAAIVEQIFDLHSREHREVILVTSGAVALGKMLWRRFHSNGVDGPLDPRACAALGQVRLMSLYKEMFAQFGIRAGQILLSNYDLVDRPENLRLTISNLFQAGVIPILNGNDTVNKVEDGIDLKKVSETYSTPDNDRLSGSVARIVNADLVILLSDVNGIYTRPPGQPGAFPLDTFSVRQRDGIELNGRSRVGRGGMEAKVDAVMSTVSSGIPVVIANGCNSGTATVLKDVLNGKLVGTLCTNAPLERRTTVDVAASARSGFNKLKSLCARQRAEIIERLADLLNDRKEELFRQNRLDVQRAAENGTGRHLTDRLALNNGKLESLISGLLHIARDLRKRDRVGECSSCMLVAHGLELVQETVPIGVLMIIFESRPDVLPQVASLAISTSNGLLLKGGSEAENTNKYLHALVQEALSLCDVEDAVQLLSGRSDVQSILKMHSTIDMVIPRGSAEFVKQVKKEVGGHVPVLGHSAGICHVYVDRDADEGMAARVVEDSKCNYPAACNAMETLLVHRDAVGGNIYERIIDRLKQKGVKLNFGPKLSQLIGSSSNDSISLTFQEEYASLECTVETVQNVKDAIDHINRYGSAHTDAIVTNNSETATEFIRGVDSACVFHNSSTRFADGYRFGLGAEVGISTDKVHCRGPVGIEGLLTTRWVLRGAGHTVKDFASGRSSYVHKELPANLTAKQEKDSDRITI; from the exons ATGCTGACGATCGTCCGAGCCGCTACGCGACGACTctccgtcgtttcgacgcccAACGTTCGCCTGGCGGCCCGTACGCGCGAAGAACTGACGTCGagccgtcgaatcgtcgtcaaactGGGATCGGCCGTCGTCACGCGCCAAGACGAATGCGGCATCGCTTTGTCTCGAGTCGCAGCGATAGTAGAACAG ATTTTCGATCTGCATTCCAGAGAGCATCGCGAGGTGATCCTCGTTACGAgcggcgccgtcgctctgGGTAAAATGCTCtggcgacgatttcattcgaacggcgtcgacggaccGCTCGATCCGCGAGCGTGCGCCGCTCTCGGTCAAGTTCGTCTCATGTCCCTCTATAAGGAGATGTTTGCTCAATTTGGCATCCGCGCTGGACAG ATTCTGCTCAGTAATTATGATCTGGTGGACAGGCCTGAGAACTTGCGTTTGACGATTTCCAATCTGTTTCAAGCCGGTGTTATACCCATACTGAATGGAAACGATACGGTGAACAAAGTTGAAGATGGTATCGATCTAAAGAAAGTCAGTGAG ACCTATAGCACGCCTGATAATGATCGTCTGTCCGGTTCGGTCGCTCGCATTGTGAACGCTGATTTGGTCATTTTGCTATCGGACGTCAATGGGATATACACGCGACCGCCCGGTCAGCCGGGCGCTTTTCCGCTCGACACGTTTAGCGTCCGTCAAAGAGACGGCATCGAGTTGAACGGACGATCGAGAGTCGGCCGAGGAGGCATGGAAGCAAAG GTCGATGCTGTGATGAGCACCGTGTCTTCTGGCATTCCGGTCGTCATAGCAAACGGATGCAATTCTGGCACGGCGACCGTTCTCAAGGATGTTCTCAATGGAAAATTAGTGGGAACTCTCTGCACGAATGCTCCTTTGGAACGACGAACAACGGTTGACGTGGCTGCAAGTG CTCGTAGTGGGTTCAACAAATTGAAGTCTTTATGTGCAAGACAG AGAGCCGAGATCATCGAACGTCTTGCTGATTTACTGAATGACCGAAAAGAAGAGTTGTTCAGACAAAATCGTCTAGATGTACAACGTGCCGCAGAAAATGGAACCGGCCGCCATCTAACCGACAGACTCGCACTGAACAATGGAAAACTGGAGAGTCTCATCTCCGGCCTACTGCACATAGCAAGAGACCTAAGAAAA AGAGATAGAGTGGGAGAGTGCAGCAGTTGTATGCTCGTAGCTCACGGACTGGAGCTGGTGCAGGAAACGGTGCCAATAGGCGTACTAATGATCATATTTGAATCCAGGCCGGACGTCCTTCCTCAA GTTGCTTCCTTGGCCATCAGTACGTCCAATGGTCTCCTTCTGAAAGGAGGCAGCGAGGCAGAGAACACCAACAAGTATCTTCACGCACTAGTTCAAGAAGCATTGAGTCTGTGTGATGTCGAAGACGCAGTTCAACTG CTTAGTGGGAGGTCTGACGTTCAAAGTATTCTCAAAATGCACAGCACGATCGATATGGTGATTCCGCGCGGTTCGGCAGAATTTGTCAAGCAGGTCAAGAAGGAGGTCGGCGGTCACGTTCCCGTGCTCGGTCATTCGGCCGGAATTTGTCACGTTTACGTCGATCGCGATGCCGACGAGGGAATGGCGGCGAGAGTCGTCGAGGATTCCAAGTGCAACTATCCGGCCGCTTGTAATGCCATGGAGACGCTGCTCGTGCACAGAGACGCCGTTGGAGGAAATATTTACGAGAGAATAATTGACAGACTAAAACAAAAAGGG GTTAAATTGAATTTTGGGCCCAAATTGTCGCAACTgatcggctcgtcgtcgaacgattcAATTTCGCTTACATTTCAAGAAGAATATGCAAGTCTTGAATGCACGGTGGAAACTGTACAGAACGTTAAGGATGCCATCGATCACATAAACCGGTACGGAAGCGCTCACACGGACGCAATCGTTACAAACAACA GCGAAACGGCAACTGAATTCATTCGAGGCGTCGACAGCGCTTGCGTTTTTCATAACTCAAGCACTCGCTTTGCTGATGGATATCGTTTTGGATTGG GTGCCGAGGTCGGTATTAGTACGGACAAGGTCCACTGTCGCGGACCTGTGGGCATTGAAGGACTTCTTACAACGCGTTGGGTCCTTCGAGGCGCCGGTCACACCGTCAAGGACTTTGCCAGCGGTCGGAGCAGCTACGTGCACAAGGAACTGCCTGCCAATCTGACAGCCAAGCAGGAGAAGGACTCGGACCGGATCACGATATAA
- the LOC136196804 gene encoding uncharacterized protein isoform X1, with amino-acid sequence MAKHPDSLIDGRPSHGWHLLRHIFRSGTLADDAVASRRTSQSLPKLSGRGLPRAVARLSTVAHISPDGNSHDQSRADDDRRRSVTRQASPTTRSASIEDLPRKSSKLSGLHKIKESIRRRCTRGYLDDGVQRSLSLDDVFLSTGFRLHCDGESPLARPDSNATVSLASSSSSGDIVIEDEVEDGESDMKRIRTFRSQKNVTNGQVVRRPRLHRSSSCGDVMAEVSAAVRAEEANGLRQSERPLQRFGSMETLKPTAKALRPKSLEDALTEFGTVYSLNTHLQAATEEMPSSWKDFVVDSKSLSTAQCKLQEAVWEAITRELSYLRVVKTLTYFLQALEAVQRAQYLSEVDGELLFGNIKEIRKSTDLFWHNYLRRVYTTAKESGSHLDPFLLAKAFSSMPTHLQPYVRFCSQQADRQTYFSTMKKENSKFTTYLQWCQEHEACNRQHLSDLLIQPLQHLTRYELLLAKIHEKSSQVAPEALPLLSEKHLEVKKFAHHVDNAKFLHEQQIKLQKIMESIDGYIRLEGLPSEAQEYLESQGNNKINLLADIPDLPMTMCRKRAVCHEGMVQTCPSSRSSSKVSAHMYLFTDFLLLTGRHRNSAKEKQKIIKPPMPIEKVEVQILNHEECFLLIHREDFGFIVNVVWINAITPQQALQWETEIKKAKNHLALLRAGKVKSTSSTNLERCVLPRTPKSLSSPDDIPLLSPPPRTTAAAARSHRKSGLSMTERDRERLVLPDSPASVELRNRHHRNSIERPTSVTSTFSQFSFNSVSSGYRSTSSSSDEEKEGKEARKRKKTISAQQAVHRSTARASLSALRSVQEDSFCDVAEEDALAGKRSSKRLLGASRSVDELAWGPDVGSAVV; translated from the exons atgGCTAAGCACCCTGATAGCCTTATCGACGGTCGACCAAGTCACGGCTGGCACCTGCTGCGGCACATTTTTCGAAGTGGCACGCTCGCCGACGATGCGGTCGCGTCACGACGCACATCGCAGAGTTTGCCTAAATTAAGTGGGCGCGGCTTGCCAcgtgccgtcgctcgtctttcGACAGTCGCCCATATCAGTCCCGATGGGAATTCTCACGATCAGTCACGCGCTGACGACGATAGGCGAAGATCGGTGACGCGTCAG GCCAGTCCGACGACCAGAAGCGCGTCTATCGAAGATCTCCcacgaaaatcgtcgaaactATCGGGACTTCATAAAATCAAG gaatcgattcgtcgtcggtgcaCGCGCGGTTAccttgacgacggcgttcagCGTTCACTgagtctcgacgacgtttttctgtCGACCGGATTTCGGCTGCactgcgacggcgagtcgCCACTCGCGAGACCGGATTCCAACGCCACCGTTTCCTtggcatcgtcgtcatcatccgGGGATATTGTAATCGAGGACGAGGTCGAGGACGGGGAGAGCGACATGAAGCGAATTCGCACGTTTCGTAGCCAGAAGAATGTGACTAAC GGTCAAGTTGTTCGACGGCCCCGACTCCATAGATCGAGTAGCTGCGGCGATGTGATGGCCGAAGTGTCGGCGGCCGTCCGCGCTGAGGAAGCG AATGGGTTGCGACAATCGGAGCGCCCTCTTCAGCGGTTTGGATCGATGGAGACGCTCAAGCCGACGGCTAAAGCGTTGCGACCG AAATCTCTTGAGGACGCCCTGACCGAATTCGGAACCGTTTACAGCCTCAACACACACCTACAAGCCGCCACCGAGGAAATG CCGTCATCCTGGAAGGATTTTGTGGTCGACTCCAAG TCTTTGTCCACTGCCCAGTGCAAGCTGCAGGAAGCCGTATGGGAAGCCATTACACGCGAACTGTCCTATCTTCGAGTCGTCAAGACTCTCACCTAT TTTCTGCAAGCCTTGGAGGCAGTCCAACGCGCCCAGTATTTGTCTGAG GTTGACGGAGAGTTGCTATTTGGCAATATTAAAGAAATAAGGAAGTCGACTGATTTGTTTTGGCACAATTATCTCAGACGGGTCTACACAACG GCGAAGGAAAGTGGCTCGCATCTTGATCCCTTTCTCTTGGccaaagcgttttcttcg ATGCCAACGCATTTGCAGCCCTACGTGAGATTCTGCTCGCAGCAGGCGGACAGGCAGACTTACTTTTCAAcaatgaaaaaggaaaattcgaaatttaCGACATACCTGCAG TGGTGCCAAGAGCACGAGGCGTGCAATCGGCAACACCTTTCCGATCTTCTCATACAACCTCTGCAGCATTTGACGCGCTATGAGTTGCTCCTAGCTAAAATTCACGAAAAATCTTCCCAAGTCGCACCGGAAGCTCTGCCTCTTTTAAGCGAAAAG CACTTGGAAGTGAAAAAATTTGCGCATCACGTCGACAATGCCAAGTTTTTACACGAACAGCAAATCAAGCTGCAGAAGATCATGGAGAGCATTGACGGATACATTCGCTTGGAGGGTCTTCCGTCCGAAGCTCAAGAG tATTTGGAGAGTCAAGGAAATAACAAAATTAATCTTCTTGCTGACATTCCTGACTTGCCTATGACCATGTGTCGAAAGAGGGCCGTTTGTCATGAAGGAATGGTGCAGACGTGCCCCAGTTCAAGGAGCTCATCTAAA GTGTCTGCTCATATGTATTTGTTTACGGATTTTCTGCTTCTGACTGGGCGGCATCGAAACAGCGCCaaagagaagcaaaagatcaTTAAACCG CCAATGCCTATTGAGAAAGTAGAAGTTCAAATTCTCAACCACGAAG AGTGTTTCTTGTTGATTCATCGAGAAGATTTTGGTTTCATTGTGAACGTTGTCTGGATCAACGCCATTACGCCGCAGCAGGCTCTCCAGTGGGAGACGGAGATTAAAAAAGCCAAG AACCATCTTGCGCTTCTCCGAGCCGGCAAAGTGAAGAGCACCTCATCTACAAACCTCGAAAGATGTGTACTCCCGCGAACCCCCAAGTCCTTATCCTCCCCAGACGACATCCCTCTCCTCTCGCCGCCACCGCGCACTACCGCGGCGGCAGCTCGTTCGCACCGAAAATCTGGCCTCTCGATGACCGAAAGAGATCGTGAGCGCCTAGTGTTGCCCGATTCCCCGGCAAGCGTGGAATTGCGcaatcgtcatcatcgcAACTCGATCGAACGTCCGACGTCAGTTACGTCGACTTTTAGTCAATTTTCATTTAATAGCGTCTCGAGCGGATacagatcgacgtcgtcgagttcggacgaggagaaggagggaaaggaggcgagaaagagaaaaaagaccaTCTCAGCGCAGCAGGCCGTCCATCGATCGACGGCGCGAGCATCCCTATCGGCGCTTCGTTCAGTGCAGGAGGACTCGTTCTGCGACGTAGCGGAAGAAGATGCTCTCGCGGGGAAGAGGAGTTCAAAGAGACTTTTAGGCGCATCAAGGTCAGTCGATGAATTGGCCTGGGGCCCCGACGTAGGCAGTGCGGTcgtttga
- the LOC136196804 gene encoding pleckstrin homology domain-containing family G member 6-like isoform X2, translating to MDNRRSSREKGRDISINFLRLFRKSDRGTASPTTRSASIEDLPRKSSKLSGLHKIKESIRRRCTRGYLDDGVQRSLSLDDVFLSTGFRLHCDGESPLARPDSNATVSLASSSSSGDIVIEDEVEDGESDMKRIRTFRSQKNVTNGQVVRRPRLHRSSSCGDVMAEVSAAVRAEEANGLRQSERPLQRFGSMETLKPTAKALRPKSLEDALTEFGTVYSLNTHLQAATEEMPSSWKDFVVDSKSLSTAQCKLQEAVWEAITRELSYLRVVKTLTYFLQALEAVQRAQYLSEVDGELLFGNIKEIRKSTDLFWHNYLRRVYTTAKESGSHLDPFLLAKAFSSMPTHLQPYVRFCSQQADRQTYFSTMKKENSKFTTYLQWCQEHEACNRQHLSDLLIQPLQHLTRYELLLAKIHEKSSQVAPEALPLLSEKHLEVKKFAHHVDNAKFLHEQQIKLQKIMESIDGYIRLEGLPSEAQEYLESQGNNKINLLADIPDLPMTMCRKRAVCHEGMVQTCPSSRSSSKVSAHMYLFTDFLLLTGRHRNSAKEKQKIIKPPMPIEKVEVQILNHEECFLLIHREDFGFIVNVVWINAITPQQALQWETEIKKAKNHLALLRAGKVKSTSSTNLERCVLPRTPKSLSSPDDIPLLSPPPRTTAAAARSHRKSGLSMTERDRERLVLPDSPASVELRNRHHRNSIERPTSVTSTFSQFSFNSVSSGYRSTSSSSDEEKEGKEARKRKKTISAQQAVHRSTARASLSALRSVQEDSFCDVAEEDALAGKRSSKRLLGASRSVDELAWGPDVGSAVV from the exons ATGGACAATAGGAGGTCGAGTAGAGAGAAAGGGCGAGATATATCAATCAACTTCCTTCGATTATTTCGGAAAAGCGATAGGGGGACG GCCAGTCCGACGACCAGAAGCGCGTCTATCGAAGATCTCCcacgaaaatcgtcgaaactATCGGGACTTCATAAAATCAAG gaatcgattcgtcgtcggtgcaCGCGCGGTTAccttgacgacggcgttcagCGTTCACTgagtctcgacgacgtttttctgtCGACCGGATTTCGGCTGCactgcgacggcgagtcgCCACTCGCGAGACCGGATTCCAACGCCACCGTTTCCTtggcatcgtcgtcatcatccgGGGATATTGTAATCGAGGACGAGGTCGAGGACGGGGAGAGCGACATGAAGCGAATTCGCACGTTTCGTAGCCAGAAGAATGTGACTAAC GGTCAAGTTGTTCGACGGCCCCGACTCCATAGATCGAGTAGCTGCGGCGATGTGATGGCCGAAGTGTCGGCGGCCGTCCGCGCTGAGGAAGCG AATGGGTTGCGACAATCGGAGCGCCCTCTTCAGCGGTTTGGATCGATGGAGACGCTCAAGCCGACGGCTAAAGCGTTGCGACCG AAATCTCTTGAGGACGCCCTGACCGAATTCGGAACCGTTTACAGCCTCAACACACACCTACAAGCCGCCACCGAGGAAATG CCGTCATCCTGGAAGGATTTTGTGGTCGACTCCAAG TCTTTGTCCACTGCCCAGTGCAAGCTGCAGGAAGCCGTATGGGAAGCCATTACACGCGAACTGTCCTATCTTCGAGTCGTCAAGACTCTCACCTAT TTTCTGCAAGCCTTGGAGGCAGTCCAACGCGCCCAGTATTTGTCTGAG GTTGACGGAGAGTTGCTATTTGGCAATATTAAAGAAATAAGGAAGTCGACTGATTTGTTTTGGCACAATTATCTCAGACGGGTCTACACAACG GCGAAGGAAAGTGGCTCGCATCTTGATCCCTTTCTCTTGGccaaagcgttttcttcg ATGCCAACGCATTTGCAGCCCTACGTGAGATTCTGCTCGCAGCAGGCGGACAGGCAGACTTACTTTTCAAcaatgaaaaaggaaaattcgaaatttaCGACATACCTGCAG TGGTGCCAAGAGCACGAGGCGTGCAATCGGCAACACCTTTCCGATCTTCTCATACAACCTCTGCAGCATTTGACGCGCTATGAGTTGCTCCTAGCTAAAATTCACGAAAAATCTTCCCAAGTCGCACCGGAAGCTCTGCCTCTTTTAAGCGAAAAG CACTTGGAAGTGAAAAAATTTGCGCATCACGTCGACAATGCCAAGTTTTTACACGAACAGCAAATCAAGCTGCAGAAGATCATGGAGAGCATTGACGGATACATTCGCTTGGAGGGTCTTCCGTCCGAAGCTCAAGAG tATTTGGAGAGTCAAGGAAATAACAAAATTAATCTTCTTGCTGACATTCCTGACTTGCCTATGACCATGTGTCGAAAGAGGGCCGTTTGTCATGAAGGAATGGTGCAGACGTGCCCCAGTTCAAGGAGCTCATCTAAA GTGTCTGCTCATATGTATTTGTTTACGGATTTTCTGCTTCTGACTGGGCGGCATCGAAACAGCGCCaaagagaagcaaaagatcaTTAAACCG CCAATGCCTATTGAGAAAGTAGAAGTTCAAATTCTCAACCACGAAG AGTGTTTCTTGTTGATTCATCGAGAAGATTTTGGTTTCATTGTGAACGTTGTCTGGATCAACGCCATTACGCCGCAGCAGGCTCTCCAGTGGGAGACGGAGATTAAAAAAGCCAAG AACCATCTTGCGCTTCTCCGAGCCGGCAAAGTGAAGAGCACCTCATCTACAAACCTCGAAAGATGTGTACTCCCGCGAACCCCCAAGTCCTTATCCTCCCCAGACGACATCCCTCTCCTCTCGCCGCCACCGCGCACTACCGCGGCGGCAGCTCGTTCGCACCGAAAATCTGGCCTCTCGATGACCGAAAGAGATCGTGAGCGCCTAGTGTTGCCCGATTCCCCGGCAAGCGTGGAATTGCGcaatcgtcatcatcgcAACTCGATCGAACGTCCGACGTCAGTTACGTCGACTTTTAGTCAATTTTCATTTAATAGCGTCTCGAGCGGATacagatcgacgtcgtcgagttcggacgaggagaaggagggaaaggaggcgagaaagagaaaaaagaccaTCTCAGCGCAGCAGGCCGTCCATCGATCGACGGCGCGAGCATCCCTATCGGCGCTTCGTTCAGTGCAGGAGGACTCGTTCTGCGACGTAGCGGAAGAAGATGCTCTCGCGGGGAAGAGGAGTTCAAAGAGACTTTTAGGCGCATCAAGGTCAGTCGATGAATTGGCCTGGGGCCCCGACGTAGGCAGTGCGGTcgtttga
- the LOC136196819 gene encoding leucine-rich repeat-containing protein 34-like, which produces MSPPSFLSRYEGQCKVLEVDVNRGLIEFLRKESGRSDELVLPGNHPALRKSRLNAQDIKAVLAAITNLTVLRIDISYNGLSDEGAQHVASFMKQNSTVEILNISYNDISEAGVSAICNALQINSTLKSINFSGNELGNRGGLHVAGMLQVNATLEDVNLANTDLGTDSVIAMSTVLHQNSTVRYLNMNRPLLHSKQEETTVHIANMLKVNTGLREIHLQKHGIRDFGAQLLHENLKHNVSLTHLDISCNRISRDGAAQLAKLLERDPPLTHLDLGYNRIENEGVMAIATALSNFNTTLKVLSVAGNSVRSKGLCALAASLRANVTLEQVFIWGNEFDTATCVAFAELTEGEASRLSSERGSDVKAYVVDGVTKLAQLTQTDSWVKIL; this is translated from the exons ATGTCGCCACCGTCGTTTCTAAGTCGTTATGAGGGCCAGTGCAAAGTTTTagaagtcgacgtcaataGGGGACTAATTGAGTTCCTACGAAAAGAATCTGGGAG ATCAGACGAACTCGTTCTCCCGGGGAATCATCCCGCACTGCGGAAATCTCGCCTAAATGCACAG GATATCAAAGCCGTATTGGCTGCCATAACTAATTTGACCGTTTTGCGAATTGATATAAGCTACAACGGCCTATCGGACGAAGGCGCTCAGCACGTAGCGAGCTTTATGAAA CAAAATTCTACGGTTGAGATTTTGAATATCAGCTACAATGATATTAGCGAAGCCGGTGTTTCTGCTATCTGTAATGCGCTGCAG ATAAATTCAACTCTTAAATCAATAAACTTTTCGGGAAACGAATTAGGCAATCGGGGAGGTCTTCATGTGGCCGGAATGCTGCAAGTGAATGCAACACTTGAGGACGTAAATCTTGCCAATACGGACCTTGGCACGGACAGTGTCATTGCCATGTCAACAGTCCTACACCAAAACTCGACAGTGCGCTATCTAAATATGAACCGACCCCTACTGCATAGCAAACAG GAGGAAACCACAGTGCACATTGCTAATATGCTCAAA GTGAATACAGGCCTAAGGGAAATTCACCTGCAGAAGCATGGCATACGAGACTTTGGCGCTCAACTTCTCCACGAAAATCTCAAGCACAACGTCTCACTTACGCATTTAGACATTAGCTG CAATCGCATTAGTCGAGACGGCGCAGCCCAGCTGGCAAAATTGCTCGAGCGAGATCCGCCTCTAACACATCTCGATCTCGGCTACAACAgaatcgaaaacgaaggcgtCATGGCAATAGCAACGGCTCTCTCGAATTTCAACACGACATTGAAAGTGCTCTCGGTGGCGGGCAACTCGGTTCGCAGCAAGGGTCTCTGCGCACTCGCCGCCTCGCTGAGAGCAAACGTCACACTGGAGCAGGTATTCATATGGGGAAACGAGTTCGATACGGCCACgtgcgtcgctttcgcggAACTGACCGAGGGAGAGGCATCGCGCTTGTCGTCAGAGCGGGGAAGCGACGTGAAGGCTTACGTTGTCGACGGCGTGACGAAATTAGCGCAGCTCACTCAAACGGACTCGTGGGTTAAAATACTgtag
- the LOC136196806 gene encoding delta-1-pyrroline-5-carboxylate synthase-like isoform X2: MLTIVRAATRRLSVVSTPNVRLAARTREELTSSRRIVVKLGSAVVTRQDECGIALSRVAAIVEQIFDLHSREHREVILVTSGAVALGKMLWRRFHSNGVDGPLDPRACAALGQVRLMSLYKEMFAQFGIRAGQILLSNYDLVDRPENLRLTISNLFQAGVIPILNGNDTVNKVEDGIDLKKTYSTPDNDRLSGSVARIVNADLVILLSDVNGIYTRPPGQPGAFPLDTFSVRQRDGIELNGRSRVGRGGMEAKVDAVMSTVSSGIPVVIANGCNSGTATVLKDVLNGKLVGTLCTNAPLERRTTVDVAASARSGFNKLKSLCARQRAEIIERLADLLNDRKEELFRQNRLDVQRAAENGTGRHLTDRLALNNGKLESLISGLLHIARDLRKRDRVGECSSCMLVAHGLELVQETVPIGVLMIIFESRPDVLPQVASLAISTSNGLLLKGGSEAENTNKYLHALVQEALSLCDVEDAVQLLSGRSDVQSILKMHSTIDMVIPRGSAEFVKQVKKEVGGHVPVLGHSAGICHVYVDRDADEGMAARVVEDSKCNYPAACNAMETLLVHRDAVGGNIYERIIDRLKQKGVKLNFGPKLSQLIGSSSNDSISLTFQEEYASLECTVETVQNVKDAIDHINRYGSAHTDAIVTNNSETATEFIRGVDSACVFHNSSTRFADGYRFGLGAEVGISTDKVHCRGPVGIEGLLTTRWVLRGAGHTVKDFASGRSSYVHKELPANLTAKQEKDSDRITI, translated from the exons ATGCTGACGATCGTCCGAGCCGCTACGCGACGACTctccgtcgtttcgacgcccAACGTTCGCCTGGCGGCCCGTACGCGCGAAGAACTGACGTCGagccgtcgaatcgtcgtcaaactGGGATCGGCCGTCGTCACGCGCCAAGACGAATGCGGCATCGCTTTGTCTCGAGTCGCAGCGATAGTAGAACAG ATTTTCGATCTGCATTCCAGAGAGCATCGCGAGGTGATCCTCGTTACGAgcggcgccgtcgctctgGGTAAAATGCTCtggcgacgatttcattcgaacggcgtcgacggaccGCTCGATCCGCGAGCGTGCGCCGCTCTCGGTCAAGTTCGTCTCATGTCCCTCTATAAGGAGATGTTTGCTCAATTTGGCATCCGCGCTGGACAG ATTCTGCTCAGTAATTATGATCTGGTGGACAGGCCTGAGAACTTGCGTTTGACGATTTCCAATCTGTTTCAAGCCGGTGTTATACCCATACTGAATGGAAACGATACGGTGAACAAAGTTGAAGATGGTATCGATCTAAAGAAA ACCTATAGCACGCCTGATAATGATCGTCTGTCCGGTTCGGTCGCTCGCATTGTGAACGCTGATTTGGTCATTTTGCTATCGGACGTCAATGGGATATACACGCGACCGCCCGGTCAGCCGGGCGCTTTTCCGCTCGACACGTTTAGCGTCCGTCAAAGAGACGGCATCGAGTTGAACGGACGATCGAGAGTCGGCCGAGGAGGCATGGAAGCAAAG GTCGATGCTGTGATGAGCACCGTGTCTTCTGGCATTCCGGTCGTCATAGCAAACGGATGCAATTCTGGCACGGCGACCGTTCTCAAGGATGTTCTCAATGGAAAATTAGTGGGAACTCTCTGCACGAATGCTCCTTTGGAACGACGAACAACGGTTGACGTGGCTGCAAGTG CTCGTAGTGGGTTCAACAAATTGAAGTCTTTATGTGCAAGACAG AGAGCCGAGATCATCGAACGTCTTGCTGATTTACTGAATGACCGAAAAGAAGAGTTGTTCAGACAAAATCGTCTAGATGTACAACGTGCCGCAGAAAATGGAACCGGCCGCCATCTAACCGACAGACTCGCACTGAACAATGGAAAACTGGAGAGTCTCATCTCCGGCCTACTGCACATAGCAAGAGACCTAAGAAAA AGAGATAGAGTGGGAGAGTGCAGCAGTTGTATGCTCGTAGCTCACGGACTGGAGCTGGTGCAGGAAACGGTGCCAATAGGCGTACTAATGATCATATTTGAATCCAGGCCGGACGTCCTTCCTCAA GTTGCTTCCTTGGCCATCAGTACGTCCAATGGTCTCCTTCTGAAAGGAGGCAGCGAGGCAGAGAACACCAACAAGTATCTTCACGCACTAGTTCAAGAAGCATTGAGTCTGTGTGATGTCGAAGACGCAGTTCAACTG CTTAGTGGGAGGTCTGACGTTCAAAGTATTCTCAAAATGCACAGCACGATCGATATGGTGATTCCGCGCGGTTCGGCAGAATTTGTCAAGCAGGTCAAGAAGGAGGTCGGCGGTCACGTTCCCGTGCTCGGTCATTCGGCCGGAATTTGTCACGTTTACGTCGATCGCGATGCCGACGAGGGAATGGCGGCGAGAGTCGTCGAGGATTCCAAGTGCAACTATCCGGCCGCTTGTAATGCCATGGAGACGCTGCTCGTGCACAGAGACGCCGTTGGAGGAAATATTTACGAGAGAATAATTGACAGACTAAAACAAAAAGGG GTTAAATTGAATTTTGGGCCCAAATTGTCGCAACTgatcggctcgtcgtcgaacgattcAATTTCGCTTACATTTCAAGAAGAATATGCAAGTCTTGAATGCACGGTGGAAACTGTACAGAACGTTAAGGATGCCATCGATCACATAAACCGGTACGGAAGCGCTCACACGGACGCAATCGTTACAAACAACA GCGAAACGGCAACTGAATTCATTCGAGGCGTCGACAGCGCTTGCGTTTTTCATAACTCAAGCACTCGCTTTGCTGATGGATATCGTTTTGGATTGG GTGCCGAGGTCGGTATTAGTACGGACAAGGTCCACTGTCGCGGACCTGTGGGCATTGAAGGACTTCTTACAACGCGTTGGGTCCTTCGAGGCGCCGGTCACACCGTCAAGGACTTTGCCAGCGGTCGGAGCAGCTACGTGCACAAGGAACTGCCTGCCAATCTGACAGCCAAGCAGGAGAAGGACTCGGACCGGATCACGATATAA